The Actinomyces viscosus genome segment CAGGTCGCCGACGGCTCCGTGACCTCGGGCTCTCAGTCTGCTGAGACGACGACCCTCCCCACCCGTCGCCCCGGCCAGGAGCCGCCGGCCTCGATCCCGCCCGTCGGCTACTGAGCACTGCCTGCTCACGACAGCTCGCGACGCCGGGGTGCGCGACCACCGCGCGCCCCGGCGTCGCGCGGCGTGCGAGGCGCAGGAGGTCTCCGGGGCGAGCGAGACGCAGGAGGCGCGGGAGGTGGTACACTCTCCGGAATGTTCCCAGCCCTGCCCTGACTTGCCCTGACTCGCCCTACCCCGACCAGGCCCTCCGAGGTGCACCATGCTCAAGGACTTTGCCAACCGCTCGTCGACCGCCCTGCTCACCCTGGGTGCGCTCGGTGTCCTCTGGGGCCTTCTCATCGCCCTGTGGCCGGGGATGACCGCCCTGACCTTCGCCGTCATCTGGGGCGTCTACGCCCTCATCGACGGCGTCAGCTCACTCGTCCAGGCCGCCCGGAGCCCGGAGGGTCGAGGATGGCACATCCTGTCCGGCCTTCTCGGCGTCGTCGCGGGTGCCGTGGTCGTCGTGCACCCGGGCATGGGCGTGGCGACCCTGGCATGGGTCCTGGGCGTGTGGCTCGTGGCCCGCGGCGTCATCGAGCTCGTCGCGGCGGCCGCGCCCGAGCGCGCCCTGGACAAGGTGCTCGTCGGGGTCTCCGGCCTGCTGTGGATCATCGCCGGCGTCGTCGTCATGGCCAATCCTGCGGAGGCCGCTCTCGCACTGACCTGGTTCGTCGGCCTCCTCGCGGTGTCCTGGGGCGTCATGCTCGTCGTCACCGGGGTGCGGGTGCGCTCGGCCGCCAAGAAGGTCGAGGCCCCCTGAACGGTGACCGAGACGCTCAAGGACACGGACGTGCACGTGGATGCTCGCGGGCGCAGGCGGGTGCGGGCAGGCGGCCCGGTGACCGCCCGCCCGTGGGCGGAAGCGACGGTGACCGCCCAGTGACAGCGCTTCTTCGCTGGGGCAGGCCTCTGGCCGTCCCGCTCCTCGTTCTCGGCTGCTTCTACGCCGCCCCGGTGTCCCCGGACGTCGAGCTCCCCGCACGAGGCCTGGCCTCCCTCGCCCTCCTGGCGGCTCTGGCGGTCGTCGTCGTGCGGCAGCTGCGGTACTACCGGGACGCCCTGAGCAGGCTCGTCCACGTCTTCATGGCGGTCGTGGCCCTTCTGGCCCTGGCCTGCTACGCGATGGCGACCCATCAGCCCGACCAGTTCACGGGGCTGGTCACCCGCACCGACGCCCTCTACTTCACCGTCACGACGATCTCGACGGTGGGCTACGGAGACGTCCACGCCGTCGGGCAGGCCGCCCGGGGCCTGGTGACCGCCATGATCGTCTTCGACGTCGTGTTCCTCGGAGCGCTCGGCCAGGCGATCTCCCAGCGCTACCACGACCGGCGCCAGGACCAGGAAGGAACTCAGTCATGACCCGTAGCGACGCTCCGGCCGCGGCCGGGTCCCAGGCCGCCCCTGCTCGGCGCGCCTACCTCGTGGCCACCGGCTACGGGCTGGCGGCCGGCGCCGTGACCTGCCTGACCTTCTTCCTCATGCGGGGCGTGCAGCACCTCGTGTGGGACGAGCGGAGCCAGTGGTGGTACATCGCGCTCATGGTCCTGTTTGGCGGCGCCCTCATCGCCGCCCTGCGCAGGGTCTCGCTCGACGCCGACCTCGACGAGCAGGTGGATCCTGGCCGGGTCGAGCCGCGGCAGTGGAGGCGGATCGGGCTGCTCGGGCTGTCGGCGATCATCGCCGTCGGCTTCGGCGGGGCGATCGGCCCGGAGGCGGGGCTCGTCGCGGTGGTCACCGAGCTGTCCATCGTCGTGCGCGGCAGGATCGCCCGGTCCCGCGCCGAGACAGAGCTCATCACCGAGGCAGGCAGCGCCGCCGCCCTGTCAGGCTTCTACGGCGCACCGCCCGTGGGCGCCGCTTACAGGCAGGACGCCCTCGGTCCCGGGCGGCTGCCCCTCCTGTGCGCCTCCCTGACGGGGTTCATCGGATTCGCCCTCACCTGGAGGCTGCTGGACCTGGAGACCCACGCCCTGGAGATGCCCGCCTCGACGAGCCGGGGTGCCCTGCTCAGCCCGTGGATCATCGTGCCGGCTCTGCTCTCCTCGGCGCTCGGCTGCGGCTACCTCCTGACCCGCCACGCCCTGGCGCGTCTGCTCACCAGGATGGGGTCGCCGGTCACCCAGACACTTGTGGGCTCCGCCGCCCTGGCGCTCGTCCTGGCCTCCTGGCCCGTCCTGCGCTTCTCGGGGCACGACGACTTCGGCGCCCTGGGTACCTGGGCGGCAGGCGGCGCGTGGGACGTGCTGCTGGCAGCCGGATGCGCGAAGGTGGCAGCCACCGCCCTGAGCCTGGCCGCGGGATGGCGGGGCGGTGACGTCTTCCCGCTCATGTTCGCCGGAGGCGCCGTGGGGGCTGCCACCGCGGTCCTCCTGCCCGGCCTCGACCTCCAGGCGGCCATGGTAGCGGGGATGTCGGCGGCCTGCGTCGTGGGGCTGCGCAAGCCGGTCGCCGTGTTCGTCCTCGTGCTGTTCATCGTGCCCGGCGCCGACGCGGTCGCCCTCGCCGTCGCCTGCGGCCTGGGCGTCCTCGCCCTCCAGGTGCTCCCCGACCACCCTGCCCTGGCCGGCAACCCGCACGCCTCCCACTGACACGCCCTCCGCCGCCCGTGTCCCGGAGCCGCGAGGCCAGGAAGGATCGTCCCGCGTGATCATTGAGCTCGACGACGCCGCCGACCCGCGCCTGGTCGACTACACCGGGTTGACGGACGTCGCCCTGCGGCGGCGCCTGGAGACCGACCGTGGCCTGTACATGGCCGAGTCGACGAAGGTGATCACCCGTGCCGTGGCCGCCGGTCACGCCCCACGGTCCTTCCTCATGGCCGAGCGGCACCTGGAGCAGATGGCTCCGGTCATCGCCGCCGCCTCCGGCTGCGACGAACGTCCCGACGGGGGAGGGGTGCCGGTGTTCCTGGCCCCCGAGGAGGTGCTGGAGTCCATCACGGGCTTTCACCTGCACCGCGGGGCGCTGGCAGCCATGAACCGGCCGGAGCTCGCGTCCGTCCCCGCTCTGCTGGCGGCCGCGCGTGGGGGAGCGGGCGCCAGACGGATCGCGATCCTGGAGGACCTGGTGGACCACACCAATGTGGGCGCCGCCTTCCGCAGCGCGGCGGCCCTGGGGATCGACGCCGTCCTGGTCACCCCGCGCTGCGCCGACCCGTTCTACCGGCGCAGCGTGCGGGTCTCGATGGGCACCGTCTTCCAGGTCCCCTGGACCCGCCTGCCCCGGTGGCCCGACCTCGACGGGCTCCACGCGGCCGGCTTCACGGTGGCGGCTCTGGCACTGTCGGGGGACTCGGTGGCGCTGGACGAGTTCGCGGCCTCAGCGGCCTGCACGGAGGCGAGCTCTCGAGTGGCGGTCGTCCTGGGCACGGAGGGCGACGGGCTGTCCCGCCGGACGATCGCGGCCGCCGACGAGGTGGTGCGCATCCCGATGGCCGGAGCAGTGGACTCCCTCAACGTGGCCGCGGCGGCGGCCGTGGCCTTCTGGGCGCTGCGGCTGCCGTGAGCCACAGCCGTCGGTGAACGCCGGAAGCAATGCGTCGGGCCGGATCCGCACGGATCCGGCCCGACGCTGTATCGGCGGCCGCTCAGGTCAGTGGTACTGTGGCTCAGGCCCCGGGCGCGGTGACCTTGATGAGCGCCTCTCCGGGCTGCACCGAGTCGCCACCGACGACCTCGACGGAGGCGAAGGAGGCGGTGTTGGTGATGAGCACCGGCGTGGTCAGCGGGTAGCCGGCCTGCTCGATGACGGAGCGGTCCACGCGGACGAGCTCCTGGCCCTCGCTGACGCGGTCGCCCTGGGAGACCTTGACGTCGAAGCCCTTGCCCTCCAGGTTGACGGTGTCCAGACCCACGTGGATGAGAATCTCCACGCCGTTGTCCAGGGTGATGCCGAAGGCGTGCCCCGAGGACGGGGCGACGACGACGGTGCCGTCGGCCGGAGCGGTGACGACGATGTCGCCCTCGGGCTCCAGGCCCACGCCCTGGCCGACGGCGCCCGAGGAGAAGACCGGGTCGGGCACCTTGTCCAGGTCCATGGTCGAGGCCTTGAGCGGGGAGGCGATCTCGGTGACCGCCCCGGGAACGAGGGCCGGCTTGGGCGTGGGGGCCTTGGCGGTCCGGTCACCCTCCTCGACGGCGTCGGTAACAGCAGCGGCGTCCGCCTCTGGCTCCTCAGCCACCTCCGTCGGGACGGAGGCGGTCGCGGTGTCGGTGGCGGCGACGGCTGCGAGGGCCTCGGCCTTCTCCTCCTTGGTGCGGTAGTCGGTCAGGATGATAAGAGTCATGGAGGTGGCGAAGGCCGCCGCGATGGCGATGACATAGAGCGCCATGGGGGTGAAGACCGGGATGCTCAGCAGCGAGCTGAAGACGAAGGTGGAGGCCTTGATGCCGCCACCGATGCCAACGATGATGCCGCCCACGAGGCAGCCGGCCAGCAGCCGCGGGTAGATGCGCTTGAAGCGCAGGTGGATACCGTAGAGGCTCGGCTCGGAGATACCACCGAAGAGGCCGGCGGCCAGGGCACCGGAGGCCGTCTGACGCATGACCTTGTCCTTGTCACGGATGGCCAGGACCAGCACGCCGGCGGTGGCGCCGAAGCAGGCGAAGTTCCAGGCACCCATGGGGCCCTGGATGAAGTCGTAGCCCAGCGTGCTGATGTTGGCCAGCATGATGGCGTTGAGCGGCCAGTGCAGGCCCAGCGGCACCAGGAACGGGTAGAGCAGCGGGATGACGATCGCGAAGACGATCGGTGCGCTCGTATTGAGCCACGCCAGTCCGGATCCCAGGCCTGTACCGACCCAGATGCCCGCCGGGCCGATGAGGAAGGCCGTCACCGGCATCATGATGATGAAGGAGAAGAACGGAACGAACACCATCTGCACGTTGGCGGGAATGATCCTGGCCAGCCCCTTGTAGACCAGGGCCAGGATGGCCACCATCATGAGGGGAACGAAGACCTGGCCGCTGTAGTCGTTGAGCTGCATGGGAACGCCCGCGATGTGCGCGACGCACAGGTCCTTGTCCAACGCGGCGTTGTGGGTGCAGGTCGCTCCTATCGCCTTGTTGAGCTCAAGGTATTGAGGCGTCATGAGCGCCGCCATGACCGCAGCGCCGACCCAGGGGTCGATGTTGAGCTTCTTGGCGGCGTTGTAGGCCACCATGATGGGCAGGAAGTGGAACACCGACTTGTACATGGCTTCCGCGAAGACCTGAGCGGCGGGCTTGTCCGCGGCCGTAAGGTTCGGGTCACTGGCATTGATGACGCCGAACGAATCCAGCACCGCAAGACCGGCGATGATGAGCGAGGCGCCGAGCAGCACCGGCAGCAGGGGACGGAAGGAGTCCGAGAGGTACTCGAAGAAGGCGTCCACCAAGGCGTTCTTGCCGCGGGCCTTGGCGCGGGCGGCGGCCTTGACGTCGGCGTCGGACTGCTCCGAGTCCGAGGATGAACCGCCATGGCTCTTCATGGCCGGAAGGCTGTTGATCTCGTCGTACACGCTCTGGACGGCACCACCGATGACGATCTGGTAGCGGTCCCCGGACTGGGGGACGGCGCCCATGACGCCGGGGATGGCCTCGACGGTCGCCTTGTCGATGCCGGAGGCGTCCTTGAGCTCGAAACGCAGTCGGGTGGCACAGTGGGTGAAATGGATGATGTTCTCGGCGCCGCCGACGGCGTCGAGGATTGCCTCAGGGGTTGAGGTCGTGGTTGCCATTCGGGCCCTTTCCTACTGAGCGAGGGGGACGACGACGGCGGATGCACGCCGGTGCGCTCCGGGTCCTCGGTGGGCTCGCTCTCGGTGGTGGGGGATCTGTCACCTCCTGCGCCGCGCAGGTGCGGCGGAGGTGCTTGAGGAAGAGGCTACTGCCTCAAGGCTCAGAACTGAAAGGGAACAGTCCGTCCGGCAGGTGCCGAAGCCCGATGGGATGCCGACTCAGGTCGAGCCCGGCCGGGCGAGGTCAGAAGCACGTTGGGTTGACGCTCGGCCTTGACCGGGACAATCCACGCCCGTGAACTCGCAATGCTCAGGGATCCACAGACCCGTGTTCGTGCAGATGACGCCCCTTTTGCGCACAGGCACCCGGGTCAGCGGGTGCGTCGACGAAGCAGTATTCACACGCTGGGGGCCCGACCCGCTTCAAGCGAAGGAGCTCGACATGAGCGCGCAGACATCTGTGACAGCATTCCTGCCGTCCCCGTCATCCTCTTCATCCCTGTCGCCACTGACCGCGCAGACCACTCCGGTCCACCCGCCCACAACCAGCCTGCCTCCCAGCCGGTCCCCGATGGGGGCGCTCAGCTCGGAGCGCTTGTACGGCCCACCGGGATGGACGGTGCGCATCGGCCTGTGGCACCTGCTCGATCCCTGGCTCGATGCTCCGCGCTGCCTGCCGGGTGAGACGCCGCTGCGCCTGGACGCTCTCGGCGCTCCGATGAGCGACTACGTGCCGTTCCGCGGGATGGACGCCGCCACGGCGGCCGACCTGCTCCTGCGTCTGCCGACCCCGGCGCTGGCCGACCGCCAGAACCTCTCCCCGAGCCTGAAGACGATGCTGACGGCCTGTGCCTGCGCCGACGGACGGGTGCGCCTGTCGGGCTACGGGATCGGCCCCCAGCGCGAGGACGAGCGCCTGAGCGCCGAGGCCCTGTGGGTCGCCGACCCGGACCTGCAGGGCTACGAGGTCTTCGCCGAGCACAGCCGGGCCTGCCAGTGCTCCGCGCTGTGGGAGCGGGTCAGGCAGCGCTATGAGCTCGATGCCCACAGCATCCCGGACGACATCGTGCGCACCCGCCCCGAGTGGGCCGGAGGCGGGGTCGGCTGGTGGATGTGGTGGGACTGATAGCCCCGTCGCGGTAGGCAGGAGCGGCGGACCCGTACCATGGCGCGCGTGATCAATGTCCAGGACCTCACCATGCGTATCGGTGCCCGCCAGCTCGTCGCCCACGCCGGCTTCCGGGTCGACAAGGGGATGCGCATCGGCCTCGTGGGCCGCAACGGCGCCGGCAAGACGACCATGACCAAGCTGCTTGCCGCCGCCTCCGTGGAGCAGGGGGCCGGCCGGGCCGTCAACGACGCCGATGAGCGCCATGGCCTGGAGGCCGTCGAGCACGAGGGCACGATCACCTGCACGAGCTCAGTGGGCTACCTGCCGCAGGACACCAAGGTCGGGGACTTGAGCGAGATCGCCCGCGACCGGATCCTGTCGGCCCGCGGCATCGACGCGCTCCTGGCCCGTATCCGCAAGGCCGAGGAGCGCATCGCCGTCACCGAGGGCGAGGCCCAGGCCAAGGCCCTGGACCGCTACACCCGCCTGGACCACGAGTTCACCATGGCCGGCGGCTACGCTGCCGCCTCGGAGGCGGCCCGCATCAGTGCCGCCCTGGGACTGCCCGACCGGGTCCTCGACCAGCCCATCGGCACGCTCTCGGGTGGTCAGCGCCGTCGGGTCGAGCTCTCCCGGGTCCTGTTCCAGCAGCCTGACACGCTCCTGCTCGACGAGCCCACCAACCACCTCGACCACGACTCGATCCTGTGGCTGCGTGACCACCTGCGCACCTACGCCGGCGGCTTCATCGTCATCAGCCACGACGTCGAGCTGCTGCGCGACACCGTCAACCAGGTCATGTACCTCGACGCCGGCCGCGGGGTCCTCGACGTCTACCACCTGGGCTGGGACGCCTACCTCAAGCAGCGAGCCGACGACGAGCACCGGCGTCGTCGTGAGCGCGCCAACGCCGAGAAGAAGGCCGCCGCCCTGCGGGCCCAGGGGGAGAAGATGCGGGCCAAGGCCACCAAGGCCGTGGCCGCCCAGCAGATGCTCAAGCGCGCCGAGCGCCTCATGGCCGACCTGGAGGACGAGGCCGCCGTGGAGAAGGTCGCCCACCTGCGCTTCCCCGATCCCGCCCCCTGCGGCAGGACCCCGTTGCGCGCTGCCGGCCTGTCCAAGGCCTACGGCTCCCTGGAGGTCTTCGCGGGCGTGGACCTGGCCATCGACCGCGGCAGCCGGGTCGTGGTGCTGGGGCTCAACGGCGCCGGCAAGACGACGCTCCTGCGCCTGCTCGGTGGTGTGGAGGAGCCAGACTCCGGGGAGGTCATCCCCGGCCACGGCCTCAAGATCGGCTACTACGCCCAGGAGCACGAGACCATCGACACCGAGGCGACCGTCGTGGAGAACCTGCGCCGCGCCGCACCCGGCATGGACGACACCCAGGTGCGCAGCGTCCTGGGCTCCTTCCTCTTCTCCGGCTCGGATGCCGACAAGCCCGCCCGGGTCCTCTCCGGCGGGGAGAAGACCCGTCTGGCCCTGGCGATGCTCGTGGTCTCCAGCGCCAACGTCCTGCTGCTCGACGAGCCCACGAACAACCTCGACCCGGCCAGCCGTGAGGAGATCCTGGGGGCTCTCGGCACCTTCGCCGGCGCGGTCGTCCTGGTGACCCACGACGAGGGCGCCGTTGAGGCCCTGGGACCCGACCGGGTCCTCCTGCTGCCCGACGGCGACGAGGACCTGTGGGGGCCGGAGTACCTGGAGCTGGTGGCCCTGGCCTGAGCCTGGCCTGAGACGGGGGCCGTACCCCTGGCGCCCGCTGCGGGGCGGCAGGCGCAGCGGGACACAGTGAGTCCCGTCACTCCAGCCCCGGGGGTGGGACCGCGTAGGGTTGTTACCAGGAACAAGGCGTCTGGCTGGAGCGTTGGCTCCGGTGGAACCCATCGGCTCCTCCCAACGGGAGCCGCCGCAGGGCCTTCGGCGGCGTCGCACTGAGCACCGCAGACAAACGCAGACACAACAAGACCAGGAGATGACCAGGAAATGACCACGGCAGAGACCGCCCTGACCAACCCCGCTGACACCGAGACCCCCGAGCACGAGGTCATCCTCACCGAGACCGCCGCCGCGAAGGTCGCCAGCCTCCTGATCCAGGAGGGGCGCGACGACCTGCGCCTGCGCGTGGCCGTCCAGCCCGGCGGCTGCTCCGGCCTCGTCTACCAGCTCTACTTCGACGAGCGTCTTCTGGACGGTGACGCCGTGCGCGCCTTCCCCACCGGTGGCGGTGAGATGGATAGCGTCGAGGTCGTCGTCGACCGCATGAGCGTGCCCTACCTGTCGGGCGCCACCATCGACTTCGCCGACACCATCGAGAAGCAGGGCTTCACCATCGACAACCCCAACGCCGCCGGAAGCTGCGCCTGCGGCGAGTCCTTCCACTGATCCCTCCCGCGCAGACCCTCCCCCAAGCAAGGAGCTCATGTGCGCCGCACATCCCTCAGCCTGACCGCCCTGGCTGCGGCCGCCTGCCTCGCGCTGGCCGGCTGCTCGGGGTCCTCCTCCTCGTCGGCCTCCAAGGCCGCTGCCTCCGAGACCCCGGTCCCGGCGGCCACGGCGCCCGTGGACTGCTCGACCCTGACGATCGACTCCGACTCAGAGTCCCTGCCGACCATCGGCGGTGACGCCGGAACGCAGCCCACCGTGTCCTGGAAGCAGGGCGCCCAGGCGCCCAAGAACCTCACCGTCAAGACGCTGACGCAGGGGACGGGAGCCGAGATCGACGCCGGCGGCGTGGTCAAGGCGAACTACACGGGCTGGCAGTGGGACGGTACGGAGCCCTTCGACACATCCTTCAAGGGCGGCGCCCTGGTGGCCTTCCCCCTTGACGGCGTCATCCAGGGATGGAAGTGCGGTCTGGCCGGGCACCACGTGGGCGACCGGTTGGTCATGTCGATCCCGCCGGAGCTCGCCTACGGCAACAAGGCGGCCCAGGACGCTCAGGCCACCCAGGCCGGTGGGGCCCAGGGGCGGCAGAACCCGGCCGGGACACTCGTGTTCGTCGTCGAGATCGTCGACGGTTCCAGCAGCAAGGTCTCCGGAACCTCGGCCACGGCAACGATGGAGGGCGAGGAGGCTGTCAGCCAGCGAGGCATGACGGTGACCGGGGAGCTCGGCCAGCCGGCGACGATCTCCATCGGCGCCGACGCCGCCCAGCCGACGCAGTCCGAGGTCATCGTGCTGGCCAGGGGCACCGGGCCGGCCATCACGGAGACCTCAACGATCATGATCAACGTGGCCGGAAGCTTCTGGGACGGCTCCCAGCCCACCAGTACCTGGGATCGGCAGGCCGCCGAGTCACTCAACATGGCCCAGGCGAAGCAGTCTCTGCCGGGACTGATCGGTGTGCCGGAAGGATCCCGGGTCGTCGTTCTCATCCCTCCGGTCCAGGCATCGGGCCAGCAGCAAGGGTCTCCGGCGTCGGCCTACGTCATGGACATCGAGAAGGTCCTCTAACGCGTGACGTGAGCCGCCCGGGCACCTCTCCGGTGCTTTTCGTGCCAGACGCGGTCGTGGCCCGCACCCCTTGAGGGGTGCGGGCCACGATCTTGCTTGCAGTGGCTGCCGGTGCCCGCCGACCTCGTCGGTGCCGGACGTGAGCAGTGCTGCGAGCAGCGCCGCTGAGTGTCAGCCGACGATCTTGGCGACGGCGTCGGTCAGTCGGTTGGCGACGCTGCGCAGCTTGGAGATGGCGACGGCCTCGGCCAGGCGCTCGGCGACGTCGTCCCAGTTGACGATGTTCCAGATGGCCTTGACGTAGTCGGCCTTGACGTTGAGGTAGTCGAGGTAGAATGCGTGCTCCCACATGTCCACCATGAACAGCGGGGTCGTGCCCACGGGCACGTTGGCCTGCTGGTCGAAGAGCTGGAAGATGACGAGCTTGCCGGAGATTGAGTCGTAGGCGAGCACGGCCCAGCCCGAGCCCTGGATGCCCAGGGCGGTGGCGGTGAACTGCGCCTGGAACTTCTCGAAGGAGCCGAAGGAGTCCTTGATGGCCTCGGCGAGCTCGCCCTCGGGCTGGCCGCCGCCGTTGGGGGAGAGGTTCTTCCAGAACACGGAGTGGTTGGTGTGGCCGCCCAGGTTGAAGGCGAGGTTCTTCTCCCACAGGTTGATCGCACCCAGGTCGCCGTCCTCGCGGGCGGCGGCGAGGGCCTCCAGGGCGGCGTTGGCGCCAGCGACGTAGGCGGCGTGGTGCTTGTCGTGGTGGAGCTCCATGATCTTGCCGGAGATGTGGGGCTCCAGGGCGGAGTAGTCGTAGGGGAGCTCGGGAAGGGTGTACACGGCCATCAAGGACTGCCTTTCGGTGGGTGAGGTGGCTCCAGTCCGGGCTCGGCAGGGCTCATAGGACTGAAGTCCTGAACACGGTTCATGCTAGACGTGGGGGCTGGAAGAGGGATAGGGAGCCCCTGTGTGATTACACTGACCGCGGAAACACCGCCGTCCGTACCCGTCCACGAAGGATCCGCCATGACCGACCAGGCTGCTTCCGCCCGCCTCGAGCTCCTTGTCTTCTCCGATGACGCGACCGTGCGTCAGGAGGTCATCGACGGCGTCGGACGCCGACCGGCCAAGGGGCTGCCGCTGGTGACCTGGACCGAGGCGGCCACCGCCGAGGGCGTGCGCATGGCCATCAAGGACCGCGAGAAGAAGGACCAGCCGCCCTTCGACGCGCTCGTTCTGGACGCAGAGGCCAAGAAGCTCGGTGGGATGGGCCTGGCCCACGAGCTGTTCACCGAGCTCGAGGAGCGTCCCGCTGTTGTCCTGCTGACCGCCCGCCCTCAGGACGACTGGCTGGCCGCCTGGGCCAAGGCCGAGGTCGTCGTTCCTTGCCCCCTGGACCCGCTCAGCCTCCAGGAGGGTGTGGCTAAGGCCCTCACCGCCCGCCGCGGCACCGTCACCCCAGCCGGCTGACACCGACGTCGGTGGCGAGGGTCCTGCCTTCGCGTTTGCTG includes the following:
- a CDS encoding HesB/IscA family protein, with the translated sequence MTTAETALTNPADTETPEHEVILTETAAAKVASLLIQEGRDDLRLRVAVQPGGCSGLVYQLYFDERLLDGDAVRAFPTGGGEMDSVEVVVDRMSVPYLSGATIDFADTIEKQGFTIDNPNAAGSCACGESFH
- a CDS encoding potassium channel family protein; this encodes MTALLRWGRPLAVPLLVLGCFYAAPVSPDVELPARGLASLALLAALAVVVVRQLRYYRDALSRLVHVFMAVVALLALACYAMATHQPDQFTGLVTRTDALYFTVTTISTVGYGDVHAVGQAARGLVTAMIVFDVVFLGALGQAISQRYHDRRQDQEGTQS
- a CDS encoding TrmH family RNA methyltransferase, coding for MIIELDDAADPRLVDYTGLTDVALRRRLETDRGLYMAESTKVITRAVAAGHAPRSFLMAERHLEQMAPVIAAASGCDERPDGGGVPVFLAPEEVLESITGFHLHRGALAAMNRPELASVPALLAAARGGAGARRIAILEDLVDHTNVGAAFRSAAALGIDAVLVTPRCADPFYRRSVRVSMGTVFQVPWTRLPRWPDLDGLHAAGFTVAALALSGDSVALDEFAASAACTEASSRVAVVLGTEGDGLSRRTIAAADEVVRIPMAGAVDSLNVAAAAAVAFWALRLP
- a CDS encoding superoxide dismutase; translated protein: MAVYTLPELPYDYSALEPHISGKIMELHHDKHHAAYVAGANAALEALAAAREDGDLGAINLWEKNLAFNLGGHTNHSVFWKNLSPNGGGQPEGELAEAIKDSFGSFEKFQAQFTATALGIQGSGWAVLAYDSISGKLVIFQLFDQQANVPVGTTPLFMVDMWEHAFYLDYLNVKADYVKAIWNIVNWDDVAERLAEAVAISKLRSVANRLTDAVAKIVG
- a CDS encoding FKBP-type peptidyl-prolyl cis-trans isomerase, producing the protein MRRTSLSLTALAAAACLALAGCSGSSSSSASKAAASETPVPAATAPVDCSTLTIDSDSESLPTIGGDAGTQPTVSWKQGAQAPKNLTVKTLTQGTGAEIDAGGVVKANYTGWQWDGTEPFDTSFKGGALVAFPLDGVIQGWKCGLAGHHVGDRLVMSIPPELAYGNKAAQDAQATQAGGAQGRQNPAGTLVFVVEIVDGSSSKVSGTSATATMEGEEAVSQRGMTVTGELGQPATISIGADAAQPTQSEVIVLARGTGPAITETSTIMINVAGSFWDGSQPTSTWDRQAAESLNMAQAKQSLPGLIGVPEGSRVVVLIPPVQASGQQQGSPASAYVMDIEKVL
- a CDS encoding chloride channel protein — translated: MTRSDAPAAAGSQAAPARRAYLVATGYGLAAGAVTCLTFFLMRGVQHLVWDERSQWWYIALMVLFGGALIAALRRVSLDADLDEQVDPGRVEPRQWRRIGLLGLSAIIAVGFGGAIGPEAGLVAVVTELSIVVRGRIARSRAETELITEAGSAAALSGFYGAPPVGAAYRQDALGPGRLPLLCASLTGFIGFALTWRLLDLETHALEMPASTSRGALLSPWIIVPALLSSALGCGYLLTRHALARLLTRMGSPVTQTLVGSAALALVLASWPVLRFSGHDDFGALGTWAAGGAWDVLLAAGCAKVAATALSLAAGWRGGDVFPLMFAGGAVGAATAVLLPGLDLQAAMVAGMSAACVVGLRKPVAVFVLVLFIVPGADAVALAVACGLGVLALQVLPDHPALAGNPHASH
- a CDS encoding HdeD family acid-resistance protein — protein: MLKDFANRSSTALLTLGALGVLWGLLIALWPGMTALTFAVIWGVYALIDGVSSLVQAARSPEGRGWHILSGLLGVVAGAVVVVHPGMGVATLAWVLGVWLVARGVIELVAAAAPERALDKVLVGVSGLLWIIAGVVVMANPAEAALALTWFVGLLAVSWGVMLVVTGVRVRSAAKKVEAP
- a CDS encoding ABC-F family ATP-binding cassette domain-containing protein, giving the protein MINVQDLTMRIGARQLVAHAGFRVDKGMRIGLVGRNGAGKTTMTKLLAAASVEQGAGRAVNDADERHGLEAVEHEGTITCTSSVGYLPQDTKVGDLSEIARDRILSARGIDALLARIRKAEERIAVTEGEAQAKALDRYTRLDHEFTMAGGYAAASEAARISAALGLPDRVLDQPIGTLSGGQRRRVELSRVLFQQPDTLLLDEPTNHLDHDSILWLRDHLRTYAGGFIVISHDVELLRDTVNQVMYLDAGRGVLDVYHLGWDAYLKQRADDEHRRRRERANAEKKAAALRAQGEKMRAKATKAVAAQQMLKRAERLMADLEDEAAVEKVAHLRFPDPAPCGRTPLRAAGLSKAYGSLEVFAGVDLAIDRGSRVVVLGLNGAGKTTLLRLLGGVEEPDSGEVIPGHGLKIGYYAQEHETIDTEATVVENLRRAAPGMDDTQVRSVLGSFLFSGSDADKPARVLSGGEKTRLALAMLVVSSANVLLLDEPTNNLDPASREEILGALGTFAGAVVLVTHDEGAVEALGPDRVLLLPDGDEDLWGPEYLELVALA
- a CDS encoding glucose PTS transporter subunit IIA yields the protein MATTTSTPEAILDAVGGAENIIHFTHCATRLRFELKDASGIDKATVEAIPGVMGAVPQSGDRYQIVIGGAVQSVYDEINSLPAMKSHGGSSSDSEQSDADVKAAARAKARGKNALVDAFFEYLSDSFRPLLPVLLGASLIIAGLAVLDSFGVINASDPNLTAADKPAAQVFAEAMYKSVFHFLPIMVAYNAAKKLNIDPWVGAAVMAALMTPQYLELNKAIGATCTHNAALDKDLCVAHIAGVPMQLNDYSGQVFVPLMMVAILALVYKGLARIIPANVQMVFVPFFSFIIMMPVTAFLIGPAGIWVGTGLGSGLAWLNTSAPIVFAIVIPLLYPFLVPLGLHWPLNAIMLANISTLGYDFIQGPMGAWNFACFGATAGVLVLAIRDKDKVMRQTASGALAAGLFGGISEPSLYGIHLRFKRIYPRLLAGCLVGGIIVGIGGGIKASTFVFSSLLSIPVFTPMALYVIAIAAAFATSMTLIILTDYRTKEEKAEALAAVAATDTATASVPTEVAEEPEADAAAVTDAVEEGDRTAKAPTPKPALVPGAVTEIASPLKASTMDLDKVPDPVFSSGAVGQGVGLEPEGDIVVTAPADGTVVVAPSSGHAFGITLDNGVEILIHVGLDTVNLEGKGFDVKVSQGDRVSEGQELVRVDRSVIEQAGYPLTTPVLITNTASFASVEVVGGDSVQPGEALIKVTAPGA